The Syngnathus typhle isolate RoL2023-S1 ecotype Sweden linkage group LG3, RoL_Styp_1.0, whole genome shotgun sequence genome window below encodes:
- the arfip1 gene encoding arfaptin-1 isoform X3: MAEESQRSSAAEIAVTSNGDLEQNPEEVFCGESFPGKPAFPDVPESCVPSSNYASTTEGVIESGPHKGSSSLPSSPVAPFPPSPAVAGRLARSSSESQAETDGTKTEPSSGALVLSDDMKTPAMEKLDLVRKWSINTYKCTRQILSEKLGRGSKTVDLDLEAQIEVLRENKRKYQQVIKLAQTLAGQLAQIMQTQRQLGDAFADLSLKTPELHEEFGYNADTQKLLSKNGETLLGAINFFINSVNTLVDKTIEDTMINIKQYEIARVEYDAYRTDLEELNLGPRDNTTLPKIEHSQQLFQAHRDKYERMRNDVSVKLKFLEENKVKVLHNQLILFHNAIAAYYSGNQQQLEQTMKQFHIKLKAPGSERPSWLEEN; encoded by the exons ATGGCCGAGGAATCCCAGAGGAGCTCGGCCGCTGAGATCGCAGTCACCAGCAACGGAGACCTGGAGCAGAACCCGGAGGAAGTGTTCTGCGGG GAGTCTTTCCCAGGGAAGCCGGCGTTCCCTGACGTTCCGGAGTCTTGCGTCCCTTCCAGCAACTATGCATCAACGACAGAAGGCGTCATCGAATCGGGCCCGCACAAAG GGTCGTCCAGCCTCCCCTCGTCCCCGGTGGCTCCCTTCCCACCCAGCCCGGCTGTCGCTGGCCGCCTGGCGCGCTCCTCCAGCGAGAGCCAGGCGGAGACAG ACGGGACCAAAACGGAGCCGTCGAGTGGAGCGCTGGTCCTGTCCGATGACATGAAGACTCCAGCCATGGAGAAACTCGACCTTGTTAGAAAGTGGAGCATCAACACTTATAAA TGCACCCGTCAGATTCTATCGGAGAAGCTCGGCCGCGGCTCCAAGACGGTGGACCTGGATCTGGAGGCCCAGATTGAGGTGCTGCGTGAGAACAAGCGCAAGTACCAGCAAGTCATCAAGCTGGCGCAGACGCTGGCCGGCCAACTGGCGCAGATCATGCAGACGCAGAGGCAGCTGGGCGACGCCTTCGCGGACCTCAGCCTCAAGACTCCGGAACTCCAC gaGGAGTTTGGTTACAACGCTGACACTCAAAAGCTTTTGTCCAAAAATGGAGAAACTCTGCTGGGCGCCATCAACTTTTTCATCAACAGCGTCAACACCCTGGTGGACAAAACCATCGAGGACACCATGATCAACATCAAGCAATACGAGATTGCCAG GGTGGAGTACGACGCGTACCGCACCGATCTGGAGGAGCTGAACTTGGGCCCGCGCGACAACACCACCCTGCCGAAGATCGAGCATTCTCAGCAACTGTTCCAGGCGCACCGCGACAAGTACGAGAGGATGCGCAACGACGTCTCCGTTAAGCTGAAATTCCTGGAGGAGAACAAG GTGAAGGTGTTGCACAACCAGCTGATCCTCTTCCACAACGCCATCGCGGCTTACTACTCGGGCAACCAGCAGCAGCTGGAGCAAACGATGAAGCAGTTCCACATCAAGTTGAAAGCGCCCGGCAGCGAGCGTCCATCTTGGCTAGAGGAGAACtaa
- the arfip1 gene encoding arfaptin-1 isoform X1 → MSEGSLETSSDDPRVEAEESPRVGDPSPPSSPNVDESDNASGDEALYDISIDSGEDKSGSGNEDVDQGRDEAPSVGNYGHPTVDAAEECGDGDIRTKEDDMAEESQRSSAAEIAVTSNGDLEQNPEEVFCGESFPGKPAFPDVPESCVPSSNYASTTEGVIESGPHKGSSSLPSSPVAPFPPSPAVAGRLARSSSESQAETDGTKTEPSSGALVLSDDMKTPAMEKLDLVRKWSINTYKCTRQILSEKLGRGSKTVDLDLEAQIEVLRENKRKYQQVIKLAQTLAGQLAQIMQTQRQLGDAFADLSLKTPELHEEFGYNADTQKLLSKNGETLLGAINFFINSVNTLVDKTIEDTMINIKQYEIARVEYDAYRTDLEELNLGPRDNTTLPKIEHSQQLFQAHRDKYERMRNDVSVKLKFLEENKVKVLHNQLILFHNAIAAYYSGNQQQLEQTMKQFHIKLKAPGSERPSWLEEN, encoded by the exons ATGTCTGAGGGTAGTCTTGAGACCTCGTCCGATGACCCTCGCGTGGAAGCCGAGGAGAGTCCACGCGTCGGTGACCCCTCACCGCCGTCTTCTCCGAACGTAGACGAGAGCGATAACGCGTCAGGCGACGAAGCGCTGTATGACATCAGTATAGACAGTGGCGAGGATAAATCAGGAAGCGGCAACGAAGATGTTGACCAGGGCAGGGATGAGGCTCCGAGTGTAGGAAATTACGGACACCCGACTGTGGATGCAGCAGAGGAATGTGGAGATGGTGACATTCGGACAAAG GAGGACGACATGGCCGAGGAATCCCAGAGGAGCTCGGCCGCTGAGATCGCAGTCACCAGCAACGGAGACCTGGAGCAGAACCCGGAGGAAGTGTTCTGCGGG GAGTCTTTCCCAGGGAAGCCGGCGTTCCCTGACGTTCCGGAGTCTTGCGTCCCTTCCAGCAACTATGCATCAACGACAGAAGGCGTCATCGAATCGGGCCCGCACAAAG GGTCGTCCAGCCTCCCCTCGTCCCCGGTGGCTCCCTTCCCACCCAGCCCGGCTGTCGCTGGCCGCCTGGCGCGCTCCTCCAGCGAGAGCCAGGCGGAGACAG ACGGGACCAAAACGGAGCCGTCGAGTGGAGCGCTGGTCCTGTCCGATGACATGAAGACTCCAGCCATGGAGAAACTCGACCTTGTTAGAAAGTGGAGCATCAACACTTATAAA TGCACCCGTCAGATTCTATCGGAGAAGCTCGGCCGCGGCTCCAAGACGGTGGACCTGGATCTGGAGGCCCAGATTGAGGTGCTGCGTGAGAACAAGCGCAAGTACCAGCAAGTCATCAAGCTGGCGCAGACGCTGGCCGGCCAACTGGCGCAGATCATGCAGACGCAGAGGCAGCTGGGCGACGCCTTCGCGGACCTCAGCCTCAAGACTCCGGAACTCCAC gaGGAGTTTGGTTACAACGCTGACACTCAAAAGCTTTTGTCCAAAAATGGAGAAACTCTGCTGGGCGCCATCAACTTTTTCATCAACAGCGTCAACACCCTGGTGGACAAAACCATCGAGGACACCATGATCAACATCAAGCAATACGAGATTGCCAG GGTGGAGTACGACGCGTACCGCACCGATCTGGAGGAGCTGAACTTGGGCCCGCGCGACAACACCACCCTGCCGAAGATCGAGCATTCTCAGCAACTGTTCCAGGCGCACCGCGACAAGTACGAGAGGATGCGCAACGACGTCTCCGTTAAGCTGAAATTCCTGGAGGAGAACAAG GTGAAGGTGTTGCACAACCAGCTGATCCTCTTCCACAACGCCATCGCGGCTTACTACTCGGGCAACCAGCAGCAGCTGGAGCAAACGATGAAGCAGTTCCACATCAAGTTGAAAGCGCCCGGCAGCGAGCGTCCATCTTGGCTAGAGGAGAACtaa
- the arfip1 gene encoding arfaptin-1 isoform X2 — protein MSEGSLETSSDDPRVEAEESPRVGDPSPPSSPNVDESDNASGDEALYDISIDSGEDKSGSGNEDVDQGRDEAPSVGNYGHPTVDAAEECGDGDIRTKEDDMAEESQRSSAAEIAVTSNGDLEQNPEEVFCGESFPGKPAFPDVPESCVPSSNYASTTEGVIESGPHKDGTKTEPSSGALVLSDDMKTPAMEKLDLVRKWSINTYKCTRQILSEKLGRGSKTVDLDLEAQIEVLRENKRKYQQVIKLAQTLAGQLAQIMQTQRQLGDAFADLSLKTPELHEEFGYNADTQKLLSKNGETLLGAINFFINSVNTLVDKTIEDTMINIKQYEIARVEYDAYRTDLEELNLGPRDNTTLPKIEHSQQLFQAHRDKYERMRNDVSVKLKFLEENKVKVLHNQLILFHNAIAAYYSGNQQQLEQTMKQFHIKLKAPGSERPSWLEEN, from the exons ATGTCTGAGGGTAGTCTTGAGACCTCGTCCGATGACCCTCGCGTGGAAGCCGAGGAGAGTCCACGCGTCGGTGACCCCTCACCGCCGTCTTCTCCGAACGTAGACGAGAGCGATAACGCGTCAGGCGACGAAGCGCTGTATGACATCAGTATAGACAGTGGCGAGGATAAATCAGGAAGCGGCAACGAAGATGTTGACCAGGGCAGGGATGAGGCTCCGAGTGTAGGAAATTACGGACACCCGACTGTGGATGCAGCAGAGGAATGTGGAGATGGTGACATTCGGACAAAG GAGGACGACATGGCCGAGGAATCCCAGAGGAGCTCGGCCGCTGAGATCGCAGTCACCAGCAACGGAGACCTGGAGCAGAACCCGGAGGAAGTGTTCTGCGGG GAGTCTTTCCCAGGGAAGCCGGCGTTCCCTGACGTTCCGGAGTCTTGCGTCCCTTCCAGCAACTATGCATCAACGACAGAAGGCGTCATCGAATCGGGCCCGCACAAAG ACGGGACCAAAACGGAGCCGTCGAGTGGAGCGCTGGTCCTGTCCGATGACATGAAGACTCCAGCCATGGAGAAACTCGACCTTGTTAGAAAGTGGAGCATCAACACTTATAAA TGCACCCGTCAGATTCTATCGGAGAAGCTCGGCCGCGGCTCCAAGACGGTGGACCTGGATCTGGAGGCCCAGATTGAGGTGCTGCGTGAGAACAAGCGCAAGTACCAGCAAGTCATCAAGCTGGCGCAGACGCTGGCCGGCCAACTGGCGCAGATCATGCAGACGCAGAGGCAGCTGGGCGACGCCTTCGCGGACCTCAGCCTCAAGACTCCGGAACTCCAC gaGGAGTTTGGTTACAACGCTGACACTCAAAAGCTTTTGTCCAAAAATGGAGAAACTCTGCTGGGCGCCATCAACTTTTTCATCAACAGCGTCAACACCCTGGTGGACAAAACCATCGAGGACACCATGATCAACATCAAGCAATACGAGATTGCCAG GGTGGAGTACGACGCGTACCGCACCGATCTGGAGGAGCTGAACTTGGGCCCGCGCGACAACACCACCCTGCCGAAGATCGAGCATTCTCAGCAACTGTTCCAGGCGCACCGCGACAAGTACGAGAGGATGCGCAACGACGTCTCCGTTAAGCTGAAATTCCTGGAGGAGAACAAG GTGAAGGTGTTGCACAACCAGCTGATCCTCTTCCACAACGCCATCGCGGCTTACTACTCGGGCAACCAGCAGCAGCTGGAGCAAACGATGAAGCAGTTCCACATCAAGTTGAAAGCGCCCGGCAGCGAGCGTCCATCTTGGCTAGAGGAGAACtaa